GGCGTCGCGCTTGCCTTCTATCTGCTGTTCTATTTTCTGCGCGACCGGCGCGCGGCGCGGCTCGCGCTGCTGGATCTGATGCCGCTGACGCAGCCCGAATCGGAGCGGCTGTTCCAGCGGACCGTCGATACCGTTCGGGCCATCGTCTATGGCACCGTGGCGGTCGCTATCGTTCAAGGCGCGCTTGGCGGTCTCATGTTCTGGATCCTCGGCCTGCCGGCTGCGCTGCTCTGGGGCCTCGTCATGGCGATCCTGTCGGTCGTGCCCGTGCTCGGCTCCTTCGTCGTCTGGATCCCGGCCTCGTTGCTCCTGGCGCTGAATGGCGATTGGGTCAGCGCCATCATCCTGGCGGCTTGGGGCTCGCTCGTGATTGGCAATATCGACAACATCCTGCGGCCGATGCTGGTGGGCAATCGGCTGCAGCTCCACACCGTCCCCGCCTTCATCTCCATGATCGGCGGGTTGGTGGTATTCGGACTGCCAGGGTTCATTCTCGGGCCGCTCACCGTCACGCTGACGCTGACGCTCATCGATATCTGGCGAGGGCGGACGGAGATCACGCGGCCGACGGGGGTCCCAGATGCCGCCGCGCCAGATAAAGCGACAGCACGGCCGCGTTCGAAACATTCAGGCTCTTGATCGGGCCGGGCATGTCGAGACGCGCGACAACGTCGCATTTCTCTCGGCTGAGACGGCGAAGTCCCTTGCCTTCCGCGCCGAGGACGAGCGCGATCCGGTCGCCGCCC
This window of the Kaistia algarum genome carries:
- a CDS encoding AI-2E family transporter, whose product is MARRETDPVESRNSAWTRTVLLAAAVTAGATLCYFLALPFIGPIVTALTLAILFAPLHARIEPRFKHPSLAALVSVFAVLLIVAVPATFVVERLVAEAAASATLIQQKVAAGAVQEIIDAHPTIAPIGRWIWQQFDLPSLMSGLATWLSNFGASFVRGSLVQVAGVALAFYLLFYFLRDRRAARLALLDLMPLTQPESERLFQRTVDTVRAIVYGTVAVAIVQGALGGLMFWILGLPAALLWGLVMAILSVVPVLGSFVVWIPASLLLALNGDWVSAIILAAWGSLVIGNIDNILRPMLVGNRLQLHTVPAFISMIGGLVVFGLPGFILGPLTVTLTLTLIDIWRGRTEITRPTGVPDAAAPDKATARPRSKHSGS